A window of the Nitrosopumilus ureiphilus genome harbors these coding sequences:
- a CDS encoding GTP cyclohydrolase IIa, which yields MIQLSILKITGYGPWTLTLGSDREHELQMLQASLYKEVQKLFSEKNCLVFLNRADEFFVVSNGLGLEEHLEIQKILEKSFDIRLAISIGFGDSPFDANLNAYDGKKNKIILNEEHNIFGFVNNTSDSKVTIMHLDVDNLTSRRKSNSPYEITSIIFGLYSKMSKYFLEKSSLTFFMGGDNFLVVASEDGKNSIQNFIDMIKDNDEISLNCGIGTAHTSREAVRLATKSLDTIREIRDSGKEKPEVYELSC from the coding sequence GGAAGTGATAGAGAACATGAACTACAAATGCTTCAGGCATCACTGTACAAAGAAGTACAAAAACTATTTTCTGAAAAAAACTGTCTAGTCTTTCTTAATCGAGCCGATGAATTTTTTGTAGTTTCCAATGGACTTGGATTGGAGGAACATCTTGAAATCCAAAAAATACTTGAAAAATCATTTGATATTCGTTTAGCAATTTCAATTGGTTTTGGAGACTCCCCTTTTGATGCAAATTTGAATGCATATGATGGAAAAAAAAATAAAATTATTTTAAATGAAGAGCATAACATTTTTGGATTTGTTAATAATACATCTGATTCAAAAGTTACAATAATGCATTTAGATGTAGATAATCTTACTTCACGAAGAAAAAGTAATTCACCATATGAAATAACATCAATAATTTTTGGATTATATTCAAAAATGTCAAAATATTTTCTTGAAAAAAGTTCTCTTACATTTTTCATGGGAGGTGATAATTTTTTAGTAGTTGCAAGTGAAGATGGAAAAAATTCGATACAGAATTTCATTGATATGATAAAAGATAATGATGAAATTTCTTTGAATTGTGGAATAGGAACTGCACATACTAGCAGAGAAGCCGTAAGATTGGCCACAAAATCTCTTGACACTATACGAGAAATTCGAGATTCAGGAAAAGAAAAACCTGAAGTTTATGAATTATCATGTTAA